A section of the Microbacterium forte genome encodes:
- a CDS encoding 1-phosphofructokinase family hexose kinase, which produces MILTVTPNPALDLTWHVDRLTLGETHRADAGAVRAGGKGLNVARVAHAQGASVLAVSTAGGRSGVELAAELGASGVRHRLVPVVGPTRQSIALVDEALGDTTIVNERGVNPSDPEWAALLGEVVDALPGAQVLVISGSLPPGAPETLLPLLIGTARDAGVPVIVDTSGPALLHAADAGASVLKPNAAELIEATGITDPVEGARSLIERGVDLVLLSLGADGMLAVTASEVLHARLDAPLAGNPTGAGDAGVAACAVLYADGIRDPETILRRATAWSAAAVLMPLAGEISDDWPALEQRLVVAPYDPIVREDPL; this is translated from the coding sequence ATGATCCTCACCGTCACTCCGAACCCGGCCCTCGACCTCACCTGGCACGTCGACCGACTGACCCTCGGCGAGACGCACAGAGCCGATGCCGGCGCCGTGCGCGCCGGCGGCAAGGGCCTCAACGTCGCCAGGGTCGCGCACGCGCAGGGCGCCTCGGTGCTCGCGGTGTCGACGGCCGGAGGTCGCAGCGGCGTCGAGCTCGCCGCCGAGCTCGGTGCGAGTGGGGTGCGCCACCGGCTCGTGCCTGTGGTGGGACCGACTCGGCAGAGCATCGCCCTGGTCGACGAGGCGCTCGGAGACACGACGATCGTCAACGAACGGGGCGTGAACCCGTCCGATCCCGAGTGGGCGGCGCTGCTCGGCGAGGTCGTCGACGCCCTCCCCGGCGCACAGGTGCTGGTCATCTCGGGCAGCCTTCCGCCCGGGGCACCTGAGACGCTCCTTCCGCTGCTCATCGGCACGGCGCGAGACGCGGGTGTGCCGGTGATCGTCGACACCTCGGGTCCGGCTCTTCTGCACGCGGCGGATGCCGGAGCATCCGTCCTCAAGCCCAACGCCGCCGAGCTCATCGAGGCGACCGGCATCACCGACCCGGTCGAGGGCGCACGCTCGCTGATCGAGCGGGGCGTCGACCTCGTGCTGCTGTCGCTCGGTGCCGACGGAATGCTCGCGGTCACGGCATCCGAGGTGCTGCACGCTCGTCTCGACGCTCCGCTCGCGGGCAACCCCACCGGCGCCGGTGATGCCGGAGTGGCCGCGTGCGCTGTGCTCTATGCCGACGGCATCCGTGATCCGGAGACGATCCTGCGTCGCGCGACCGCCTGGTCGGCTGCCGCCGTGCTCATGCCGCTCGCCGGGGAGATCTCCGACGACTGGCCGGCGCTCGAGCAGCGCCTGGTCGTCGCCCCCTATGACCCCATCGTTCGAGAGGACCCTCTGTGA
- a CDS encoding class II fructose-bisphosphate aldolase yields the protein MTLVSARELVTDAAARGTGIGAFNVIHLETAEGLVRASEAARLPVILQISQNCADYHGGLEPIALATLAVARRAQTPVAVHLDHAERPELVDEAIALGFGSVMFDGGALPYDDNVAITAAVAERAHAAGVYIEGELGEVGGKDGAHAPGVRTDPDEARAFVAATGVDALAVAVGSSHAMTDRTASLDLELIGRLRGALERSGRDEQAVPLVLHGSSGVADAVIANAVRAGMTKINVSTHLNGFFTRAIRSTLDADEKLVDSRKYLSPAREALAGEAARMLRLFALESAGVAGRPA from the coding sequence GTGACCCTGGTCTCCGCCCGCGAACTGGTGACGGATGCCGCGGCACGCGGCACCGGCATCGGCGCGTTCAACGTGATCCACCTCGAGACGGCCGAGGGACTCGTGCGCGCCTCGGAGGCAGCACGCCTGCCCGTGATCCTGCAGATCTCGCAGAACTGCGCCGACTATCACGGGGGTCTCGAGCCGATCGCGCTGGCGACTCTCGCGGTGGCGAGACGCGCGCAGACGCCGGTCGCGGTGCACCTCGATCACGCCGAGCGCCCCGAGCTCGTCGATGAGGCGATCGCCCTCGGATTCGGCTCGGTCATGTTCGACGGCGGAGCGCTGCCCTACGACGACAACGTGGCCATCACCGCGGCCGTCGCCGAGCGAGCGCATGCGGCAGGCGTCTACATCGAGGGCGAGCTGGGCGAGGTCGGCGGCAAGGACGGAGCCCACGCACCCGGTGTGCGCACCGACCCCGATGAGGCCCGCGCATTCGTGGCGGCGACCGGCGTCGACGCGCTCGCCGTGGCGGTCGGTTCGTCGCATGCGATGACCGATCGCACGGCATCCCTCGACCTCGAGCTGATCGGACGACTGCGCGGGGCGCTCGAGCGCAGCGGTCGTGACGAGCAGGCCGTGCCCCTCGTGCTGCACGGATCCTCGGGCGTCGCGGATGCCGTGATCGCCAATGCCGTGCGCGCGGGAATGACCAAGATCAACGTCTCGACGCACCTGAACGGGTTCTTCACCCGGGCGATCCGCTCGACGCTCGACGCCGATGAGAAGCTCGTCGACTCGCGCAAGTACCTCTCGCCCGCGCGCGAGGCGCTCGCAGGCGAAGCCGCGCGGATGCTGCGGCTGTTCGCGCTCGAGTCCGCCGGAGTTGCGGGGCGACCAGCATGA
- a CDS encoding carbohydrate ABC transporter permease, whose product MSQTKESSNLAGAATGRPRTPGRRTGATRGRPGGKDLLQALPWIAPALLLIFGVVLFPAGVMFFNSTRDISLSGLDKGSVGFDNFVTVFTFAEFWPIIFRTIIWVVAVVTFTVMISLGLAQILNKAFPGRQIVRMAVIVPWAASVVMTTMVFYYSLEPYFGVFNKFLYDIGLSDDAVGYGWTKNPATAFAWSIVIAIFVSLPFTTYTILAGLQTVPADTLEAAKMDGAGPTRTYWTVVVPQLRSALAVAILINIINVFNSLPILKVMTGSIPGYGADTIMTMIFKYIELQKKVDVASALSVVAFLIVIVIVAIYVKAVKPMKEV is encoded by the coding sequence ATGAGCCAGACGAAAGAATCCTCGAACCTCGCGGGGGCGGCCACCGGCCGCCCCCGCACCCCGGGACGCCGCACGGGCGCGACCCGCGGCCGGCCGGGCGGCAAGGACCTGCTCCAGGCGCTGCCGTGGATCGCCCCGGCCCTGCTGCTCATCTTCGGCGTGGTGCTGTTCCCCGCCGGGGTGATGTTCTTCAACTCCACCCGCGACATCTCGCTGTCGGGCCTCGACAAGGGCTCGGTCGGCTTCGACAACTTCGTGACGGTGTTCACGTTCGCGGAGTTCTGGCCGATCATCTTCCGCACCATCATCTGGGTCGTGGCGGTCGTGACCTTCACGGTGATGATCTCGCTCGGACTCGCCCAGATCCTCAACAAGGCCTTCCCCGGTCGGCAGATCGTGCGCATGGCCGTCATCGTGCCGTGGGCGGCATCCGTCGTGATGACGACGATGGTGTTCTACTACAGCCTCGAGCCGTACTTCGGGGTCTTCAACAAGTTCCTCTACGACATCGGGCTGTCTGACGACGCGGTCGGCTACGGCTGGACCAAGAACCCGGCCACCGCGTTCGCGTGGTCGATCGTGATCGCGATCTTCGTGTCCCTGCCGTTCACGACCTACACGATCCTCGCCGGACTCCAGACGGTTCCGGCCGACACCCTCGAGGCCGCGAAGATGGACGGCGCCGGTCCCACGCGCACCTACTGGACGGTCGTCGTCCCGCAGCTGCGCAGCGCCCTCGCGGTCGCGATCCTCATCAACATCATCAACGTGTTCAACTCGCTGCCGATCCTCAAGGTGATGACCGGGTCGATCCCGGGCTACGGGGCAGACACGATCATGACGATGATCTTCAAGTACATCGAGCTGCAGAAGAAGGTCGACGTCGCCAGCGCGCTGTCGGTCGTCGCCTTCCTCATCGTGATCGTGATCGTCGCGATCTACGTCAAGGCCGTCAAGCCCATGAAGGAGGTCTGA
- a CDS encoding S8 family peptidase, whose protein sequence is MEQPKGWSWQDRAEGSIRRGTALDPSVEPVDGVRAFPTAYLQERLLITQDQENGQEEYDQEIHELREAAGSFGWNLEIESPDAVRAAGPLVPGVPGFVRARLTTPDEPTRGESPVPPDAWRVLQRARRSSGTPMPRTSLEHVLSIDPVGLNPFSRTNPFSRTNPFSRTNPVRGAGGGAGGSDDYLEPGRGARQPVTWLGPAPRRTATPKRGRRPVVAVLDTGCGVHDWLPDDIVTRHIEIDGVPIGLTDDADPERYPDLYGQLDGEIDAVAGHGTFIAGIIRQTAPDADILSIRMAGALGVIDESTFLTTVAQVVELLRRHREDPSTGHPIDVLNLSLGYYHETPTDGLFSRTLHALLTKARELGCVVVCSAGNDAIDRPSFPASLWPWPGADNGIRRDDDAPHVSVGALNPSGRSVALFSNVGPWVQVYAPGAAVVSTSPAFVGGEQATTRADVDGLRRETIDPDDYRGGFSIWSGTSFAAPYVAGRIAAQLGSVPAQGVTADAAAKAVAAVLKTLPSPVTDG, encoded by the coding sequence ATGGAGCAGCCCAAGGGGTGGAGTTGGCAGGACAGAGCTGAGGGATCGATCAGACGCGGCACGGCACTCGATCCGTCGGTCGAGCCCGTCGACGGCGTCAGGGCGTTTCCCACGGCCTACCTGCAGGAGCGTCTGCTGATCACGCAGGATCAGGAGAACGGCCAGGAGGAATACGACCAGGAGATCCACGAGCTGCGCGAAGCGGCCGGGTCGTTCGGCTGGAACCTCGAGATCGAATCGCCGGATGCTGTCCGCGCCGCCGGTCCGCTGGTTCCCGGGGTGCCCGGCTTCGTCCGCGCCCGCCTCACCACCCCCGATGAGCCGACCCGCGGCGAGTCTCCGGTGCCGCCCGACGCCTGGCGCGTCCTGCAGCGCGCCCGCCGCAGCTCCGGCACGCCGATGCCGAGGACCAGCCTCGAGCACGTGCTGTCGATCGACCCTGTCGGCCTCAATCCGTTCAGCCGCACGAATCCCTTCAGCCGCACCAACCCGTTCAGCCGCACCAACCCGGTGCGCGGCGCGGGCGGAGGCGCCGGCGGCAGCGACGACTACCTCGAGCCGGGGCGCGGCGCGCGCCAACCGGTGACCTGGCTCGGGCCGGCACCGCGACGCACCGCCACCCCGAAGCGCGGCCGCCGCCCCGTGGTGGCGGTGCTCGACACCGGATGCGGAGTGCACGACTGGCTGCCGGACGACATCGTCACCCGGCACATCGAGATCGACGGCGTGCCGATCGGCCTCACCGACGACGCCGACCCCGAGCGCTATCCCGACCTCTACGGGCAGCTCGACGGCGAGATCGACGCGGTCGCCGGGCACGGCACGTTCATCGCGGGAATCATCCGCCAGACGGCACCGGATGCCGACATCCTCTCGATCCGCATGGCCGGCGCGCTCGGCGTGATCGACGAGAGCACCTTCCTGACCACGGTCGCCCAGGTCGTCGAACTGCTGCGGCGACACCGCGAGGACCCCTCGACGGGGCATCCGATCGACGTCCTCAACCTGTCTCTCGGGTATTACCACGAGACGCCGACGGATGGCCTCTTCAGCAGGACGCTGCACGCCCTGTTGACGAAGGCGCGGGAGCTCGGGTGCGTGGTGGTCTGCTCGGCGGGCAACGACGCCATCGACCGGCCGTCGTTCCCGGCATCCCTCTGGCCGTGGCCCGGAGCCGACAACGGCATCCGTCGCGATGATGACGCGCCCCACGTGTCGGTCGGAGCCCTCAACCCGTCGGGCAGGTCGGTCGCGCTGTTCTCGAACGTCGGCCCGTGGGTGCAGGTGTACGCGCCCGGGGCCGCTGTGGTCAGCACGTCACCCGCCTTCGTCGGTGGCGAGCAGGCGACCACCAGGGCAGATGTCGACGGCCTGCGCCGAGAGACGATCGACCCCGACGACTACCGCGGGGGCTTCTCGATCTGGAGCGGCACGTCGTTCGCGGCGCCGTACGTCGCAGGGCGCATCGCCGCTCAGCTGGGTTCGGTGCCCGCACAGGGCGTCACTGCGGATGCCGCGGCCAAGGCCGTAGCCGCGGTGCTGAAGACGCTGCCGTCGCCGGTGACGGACGGGTAG
- a CDS encoding extracellular solute-binding protein, with protein sequence MKKSLRFGAVALAATATLTLASCGFGGSTGGGGDAEGETTLNLLVPSYSDATKGLWEDVIDGFEKENPDIKVDLEVQSWDNLEKVVSTKIQAGEAPDIYNGGPFAGFVGDELLYPVEDVVSEETYSDFQDAFLANAEVDGTAYALPLIASARALFVNNALLEQAGVEAPTTWDELLDAATKVSALGGGVAGYGMPLGSEEAQAEAAVWLWGGGGSFGDAAEITIDTPENLAGAEQIKKMIDAGATQADPGSTQRSPLMDIFIQGKIGMQVGLPPTVGQIEEGNPELDYSIVPIPTEDGSPFTLGVMDQLMAFQNDGDKQEAITAFFDYYYSADVYVPWVQAEGFLPVTKSGAEQLAGEEALKPFLDVLPDAQFYPSTNPKWSATDGAFKALFGQLQSKPAQDVLAEIQAQVDAG encoded by the coding sequence ATGAAGAAGTCACTGCGATTCGGTGCCGTCGCCCTGGCGGCGACCGCCACGCTCACGCTCGCTTCGTGCGGGTTCGGCGGCTCGACGGGAGGCGGCGGAGACGCCGAGGGCGAGACGACGCTCAACCTTCTGGTGCCCAGCTACTCCGACGCCACCAAGGGTCTGTGGGAAGACGTGATCGACGGGTTCGAGAAGGAGAACCCCGACATCAAGGTCGACCTCGAGGTGCAGTCGTGGGACAACCTCGAGAAGGTCGTCTCCACCAAGATCCAGGCCGGTGAGGCGCCCGACATCTACAACGGCGGACCCTTCGCCGGATTCGTCGGCGACGAGCTGCTCTACCCGGTCGAGGACGTGGTCTCGGAGGAGACCTACTCCGACTTCCAGGACGCGTTCCTCGCGAACGCCGAGGTCGACGGCACCGCCTACGCCCTGCCGCTGATCGCATCGGCCCGCGCCCTGTTCGTCAACAACGCGCTGCTCGAGCAGGCGGGCGTCGAGGCTCCGACCACCTGGGACGAGCTGCTCGATGCCGCGACCAAGGTGTCGGCACTCGGCGGCGGCGTGGCCGGTTACGGCATGCCGCTCGGTTCCGAAGAGGCCCAGGCCGAAGCGGCCGTGTGGCTGTGGGGCGGCGGCGGATCGTTCGGCGATGCCGCTGAGATCACGATCGACACCCCCGAGAACCTCGCAGGTGCCGAGCAGATCAAGAAGATGATCGACGCGGGCGCCACTCAGGCAGACCCCGGTTCGACGCAGCGCTCGCCCCTGATGGACATCTTCATTCAGGGCAAGATCGGCATGCAGGTCGGCCTGCCGCCGACAGTGGGCCAGATCGAAGAGGGCAACCCCGAGCTCGACTACTCGATCGTCCCGATCCCGACCGAAGACGGCTCGCCGTTCACGCTCGGCGTCATGGACCAGCTGATGGCGTTCCAGAACGACGGCGACAAGCAGGAGGCGATCACCGCCTTCTTCGACTACTACTACTCGGCCGATGTCTACGTGCCGTGGGTGCAGGCCGAGGGCTTCCTGCCCGTCACCAAGTCGGGTGCCGAGCAGCTCGCCGGCGAGGAGGCGCTCAAGCCCTTCCTCGACGTGCTGCCCGACGCGCAGTTCTACCCGTCGACGAACCCGAAGTGGTCGGCGACCGACGGAGCCTTCAAGGCGCTGTTCGGCCAGCTGCAGTCGAAGCCGGCCCAGGACGTCCTGGCCGAGATCCAGGCGCAGGTCGACGCGGGCTGA
- a CDS encoding CHAT domain-containing protein, whose amino-acid sequence MPLSAAELHQRGVDAANSRRFAQARRALTTASARTDDGDLRARIDGTMAYVLAQTGQPAEAERLSRAALSRPGLSEETVALANGQLGTLLMHGGRLDEAELFLTKAIDGLDEGSIESANCLMSRSIVSMQRHRLDDCSADLQRAIAAYEAHGADAPLAEARHNLGYAALLGGDLVTALGLMTRSRPILAATSDLAAAISDLDRAEVLRDAGLTTEAEELLGTVAVRFGAQRMRQARGEAEFHLARSLLRHDAASAERAAATASRRFVALGSESWAARAEAVRLEARLLAHPKATPNGEDFARTAAALARGGFRTEATALSLTARLADGGRLPRLTRDAPTPLRLREHEVRAVRAASAGKDADARRAAAAGLDLLTAWQQSFGALDLQASVAMHGTELMFTGLAAAARSRDPEVLFEWSERARHLSQQVAPVRPPHDEELSADLAELRMLRADLAGSDWTTDARVRELRDRVRDRQWSSTGVGGSHERLGLRETRARLDDDTAILAYVFSRDELLCVVVTASASSIVELSLPRIEAALDGLRADLDVAALTHGGPMAPVVQRSLDERLRRLDEALLAPARAAAGGAARLTLTVPGILGGIPWAMLPGMRGTPFTIATSVSRWLGESPRRPDSTSTSGLADASQMAPRRADGPSTPAQTAGFATGPRVARAEEEVRRAAGAWRDARMLTGEHARVSAVTELAEQVDVLHIAAHGRHAVDNPLFSGFELHDGTLFGYDVDLISRAPATVVLSACELGRSSVRWGEEALGMTRVWLHAGTGCVIAAPVVVADDIACELLGAVHVELAAGAPPAAALAAAAESTGLRAPFQCHGSGL is encoded by the coding sequence GTGCCACTGTCTGCTGCCGAGCTGCATCAGCGCGGCGTCGACGCAGCCAACTCCCGACGGTTCGCGCAGGCGCGGCGTGCGCTGACGACCGCGTCCGCGCGCACCGACGACGGCGATCTGCGCGCGCGCATCGACGGGACCATGGCCTACGTCCTCGCTCAGACGGGCCAGCCGGCGGAGGCGGAGCGCCTGTCGCGCGCAGCGCTGTCTCGCCCGGGGCTGAGCGAAGAGACTGTCGCCCTCGCGAACGGGCAGTTGGGCACCCTGCTCATGCACGGCGGACGGCTCGATGAGGCCGAACTCTTTCTCACGAAGGCGATCGACGGCCTCGACGAGGGCTCGATCGAGAGCGCGAACTGCCTGATGAGCCGGTCGATCGTCAGCATGCAGCGGCACCGACTCGACGACTGCTCGGCCGACCTGCAGCGAGCCATCGCCGCCTATGAGGCCCACGGGGCAGACGCACCGCTGGCCGAAGCCCGCCACAACCTCGGCTACGCCGCGCTGCTCGGAGGCGACCTCGTCACAGCGCTCGGGCTGATGACCCGATCGCGGCCGATCCTCGCCGCCACGAGCGACCTCGCCGCAGCGATCAGCGACCTCGACCGCGCCGAGGTGCTGCGCGACGCCGGTCTCACCACAGAGGCCGAGGAACTGCTCGGCACGGTCGCGGTGCGGTTCGGAGCACAGCGGATGCGACAAGCCCGCGGCGAGGCAGAGTTCCACCTCGCCCGGTCGCTGCTGCGGCACGACGCCGCCTCTGCCGAGCGTGCCGCCGCGACCGCATCCCGCCGCTTCGTTGCGCTGGGAAGCGAGAGCTGGGCAGCGCGTGCCGAGGCGGTGCGACTGGAAGCCCGACTGCTCGCCCACCCGAAGGCCACGCCGAACGGCGAGGACTTCGCGCGCACCGCCGCAGCGCTCGCCCGCGGAGGATTCCGCACCGAGGCCACTGCCCTGTCTCTCACGGCACGCCTCGCTGACGGAGGGCGACTGCCACGGCTCACCCGCGATGCCCCGACTCCCCTGCGCCTGCGCGAGCACGAGGTCCGTGCGGTGCGCGCGGCGTCTGCAGGCAAGGATGCCGATGCCCGCCGTGCCGCCGCCGCCGGCCTCGATCTGCTCACCGCGTGGCAGCAGTCATTCGGCGCGCTCGACCTGCAGGCGTCCGTCGCGATGCACGGCACCGAGCTGATGTTCACCGGACTCGCCGCTGCCGCACGATCACGCGACCCCGAGGTGCTGTTCGAGTGGTCCGAGCGCGCCAGGCATCTGAGCCAGCAGGTCGCTCCCGTTCGCCCACCGCACGACGAGGAGCTGTCGGCCGACCTGGCCGAACTGCGCATGCTGCGCGCCGACCTCGCGGGGTCGGACTGGACGACCGATGCCCGGGTGCGCGAGCTGCGGGATCGGGTTCGCGACCGGCAGTGGTCGTCGACCGGAGTCGGCGGAAGCCACGAACGCCTCGGGCTGCGCGAGACCAGGGCCCGGCTCGACGATGACACGGCGATCCTCGCGTACGTCTTCTCGCGTGACGAACTGCTCTGCGTCGTGGTGACGGCATCCGCGTCGTCGATCGTCGAGCTGTCGCTGCCGCGCATCGAGGCTGCGCTCGACGGTCTCCGCGCCGACCTCGACGTCGCAGCGCTCACCCATGGCGGGCCGATGGCGCCGGTCGTTCAGCGATCTCTCGACGAGAGGCTGCGCCGACTCGACGAGGCCCTCCTCGCGCCCGCCCGCGCGGCCGCGGGAGGGGCCGCCCGTCTCACGCTGACGGTTCCCGGCATCCTCGGCGGCATCCCCTGGGCGATGCTCCCCGGCATGCGCGGAACGCCGTTCACGATCGCGACCTCGGTGTCGCGCTGGCTCGGCGAGTCGCCTCGACGTCCCGATTCCACGTCGACATCTGGCCTGGCCGACGCCTCGCAGATGGCGCCTCGACGCGCGGACGGGCCCTCCACACCGGCCCAGACGGCGGGGTTCGCGACCGGCCCTCGGGTCGCGCGCGCCGAAGAGGAGGTGCGCCGCGCCGCCGGAGCGTGGCGCGACGCGCGGATGCTGACCGGTGAGCACGCGCGGGTGTCGGCCGTCACCGAGCTCGCCGAGCAGGTCGACGTGCTGCACATCGCCGCCCACGGTCGCCACGCGGTCGACAACCCGCTGTTCTCGGGGTTCGAGCTCCACGACGGCACTCTGTTCGGCTACGACGTCGACCTGATCTCGCGGGCGCCGGCCACCGTGGTGCTCTCGGCCTGCGAGCTGGGCCGCTCGTCGGTGCGCTGGGGCGAGGAGGCATTGGGCATGACGAGGGTCTGGCTGCACGCCGGCACCGGCTGCGTCATCGCCGCACCGGTGGTGGTGGCAGACGACATCGCCTGCGAGCTGCTCGGCGCCGTGCACGTCGAGTTGGCGGCCGGTGCGCCCCCGGCCGCCGCGCTGGCCGCCGCAGCCGAATCCACCGGACTCCGTGCACCGTTCCAGTGCCACGGAAGCGGTCTCTGA
- a CDS encoding SIS domain-containing protein, which yields MTELLPGAHMREELNSQPETWARAADLRDMQALLPASGARIAVVGCGTSWFMAQSYAFLRETAGQGETDAFAASESFVDRGYDAVVALTRSGTTTEVLELVERIKGRVPTIGVIGDETSPLVSLVDEAVLLPFADEKSVVQTRFATTALALFRASLGEDLTGAIDDAAAVLAAEDDDELRDAEQYSFLGRGWTVGLAHEAALKMRESSQSWTESYPSMEYRHGPIAIAAPGRVTWQFGEAPEGLAAQVEATGARFVQHPIDPLADLVRLHRVALDRAVAKGLDPDQPRNLTRSVILDA from the coding sequence ATGACCGAACTTCTGCCCGGCGCACACATGCGCGAAGAACTGAACTCGCAGCCCGAGACGTGGGCCCGTGCGGCCGATCTCCGCGACATGCAGGCGCTGCTGCCGGCATCCGGAGCCCGCATCGCGGTCGTCGGCTGCGGGACGTCGTGGTTCATGGCGCAGTCGTATGCGTTCCTGCGCGAGACCGCAGGGCAGGGCGAGACCGACGCGTTCGCGGCCTCCGAGTCGTTCGTCGACCGCGGCTACGATGCCGTCGTCGCGCTCACGCGCTCGGGCACGACGACCGAGGTGCTCGAACTGGTCGAGCGCATCAAGGGCCGAGTGCCCACGATCGGTGTGATCGGCGACGAGACCTCGCCGCTCGTCTCGCTGGTGGACGAAGCGGTGCTGCTGCCGTTCGCCGACGAGAAGTCGGTCGTGCAGACGCGCTTCGCGACCACCGCTCTGGCGCTGTTCCGCGCCTCGCTCGGTGAAGACCTCACGGGTGCGATCGACGATGCCGCCGCCGTGCTCGCGGCAGAAGACGACGACGAGCTGCGCGATGCCGAGCAGTACTCGTTCCTCGGCCGTGGCTGGACCGTCGGTCTCGCACACGAGGCCGCTCTGAAGATGCGCGAGTCGTCGCAGTCGTGGACCGAGTCCTACCCGTCGATGGAGTACCGCCACGGTCCGATCGCGATCGCCGCACCCGGCCGCGTGACCTGGCAGTTCGGCGAGGCGCCCGAGGGTCTGGCCGCGCAGGTCGAGGCCACGGGGGCGCGTTTCGTGCAGCATCCGATCGACCCGCTCGCCGACCTCGTGCGCCTGCACCGCGTCGCCCTCGACCGCGCGGTCGCCAAGGGTCTCGACCCCGATCAGCCTCGCAACCTCACGCGATCCGTCATCCTGGATGCATGA
- a CDS encoding ROK family protein: MTSPEDAASIADVVSDASGEKLAAARPLGSGAPVLAFDVGGTDIKSALFDADGTALGLRRTPTPVADGDRTEVLIERLGVLAAELRADHPDVAPQAAGLVVPGIVDAEAGLGVFASNLGWHDSPLRDLASAKLGLPVAFDHDVRAASWAEHRLGGARAYSNSVVLVIGTGIAGALLVGGEPYTAGGYAGEIGHSPIADGPVCACGARGCLEAVASAGAIARRYRDATGINPDGAKDVIARAAAGDRVASEIWNSALDALTLSLAQLTAVVAPEAIVIGGGLSRAGGALFDELRARLAERLSFHRLPELVPAELSGNAGILGAALRARELA, translated from the coding sequence ATGACCAGCCCTGAGGATGCCGCGAGCATCGCCGACGTCGTGAGCGACGCGTCCGGCGAGAAGCTCGCCGCCGCACGTCCCCTGGGCAGCGGCGCTCCGGTGCTGGCCTTCGACGTGGGCGGCACCGACATCAAATCGGCGTTGTTCGACGCAGACGGCACGGCGCTCGGCCTTCGTCGCACGCCGACCCCTGTGGCCGACGGCGACCGCACCGAGGTGCTGATCGAGCGGCTCGGGGTGCTCGCCGCCGAGCTTCGGGCAGACCACCCGGACGTCGCTCCGCAGGCCGCAGGGCTCGTGGTGCCGGGGATCGTCGACGCGGAGGCCGGGCTCGGCGTCTTCGCGAGCAACCTCGGCTGGCACGATTCTCCGCTGCGCGATCTCGCCTCGGCGAAGCTCGGCCTGCCCGTCGCCTTCGATCACGACGTGCGGGCGGCGAGCTGGGCCGAGCATCGTCTCGGTGGAGCGCGCGCGTACTCGAACTCGGTGGTGCTCGTGATCGGCACCGGCATCGCGGGTGCACTGCTCGTGGGCGGAGAGCCCTACACCGCGGGCGGCTATGCGGGTGAGATCGGCCACTCGCCGATCGCCGACGGTCCGGTGTGCGCGTGCGGTGCGAGGGGCTGCCTCGAGGCGGTCGCGTCGGCAGGTGCCATCGCTCGTCGCTACCGCGATGCGACCGGCATCAACCCCGATGGGGCGAAGGACGTGATCGCCCGTGCCGCGGCCGGCGACCGCGTCGCATCCGAGATCTGGAACTCGGCGCTCGACGCCCTCACCCTGTCGCTCGCCCAGCTCACCGCCGTCGTCGCCCCCGAGGCCATCGTGATCGGCGGCGGGCTCTCGCGCGCCGGCGGGGCGCTCTTCGACGAGCTGCGTGCCCGGCTCGCCGAACGCCTGAGCTTCCATCGACTTCCCGAGCTCGTACCGGCCGAGCTGTCGGGCAACGCCGGCATCCTGGGCGCGGCACTGCGCGCGAGGGAGCTCGCATGA
- a CDS encoding DeoR/GlpR family DNA-binding transcription regulator, whose amino-acid sequence MKRAARLNAILDLLAEDGEVNVDELVERFGASAATTRRDLDSLAEQRLLTRTHGGAVAHSVAYELPIRYKSHQRAHEKESIALAAAALVAPGMVVGLSGGTTTTAIAAALAARDDLAAGPGITVVTNAVNIAAQLATRPDIKVVVTGGVIHSRSYELVGPFVEQLLRGVRLDIAFIGVNGMDATAGATTQDEREAAVNRMMAERARRAVVVTDSSKIGTVAFAAVGGSELFPVLLTDDGADAAALAAFRDAGYEVLTA is encoded by the coding sequence ATGAAGCGCGCCGCCCGCCTGAATGCGATCCTCGACCTGCTGGCCGAGGACGGCGAGGTGAACGTCGACGAGCTCGTCGAGCGCTTCGGCGCCTCGGCCGCCACCACCCGTCGCGATCTCGACTCGCTCGCCGAGCAGCGTCTGCTCACCCGCACGCACGGTGGGGCTGTCGCGCACTCGGTCGCCTACGAGCTGCCGATCCGCTACAAGAGCCACCAGCGCGCGCACGAGAAGGAGAGCATCGCCCTTGCGGCCGCCGCGCTCGTCGCACCGGGCATGGTCGTCGGGTTGTCGGGCGGAACCACGACCACGGCCATCGCCGCAGCGCTCGCCGCTCGCGACGATCTCGCGGCGGGGCCCGGCATCACCGTCGTCACCAATGCCGTGAACATCGCCGCCCAGCTCGCGACCCGGCCTGACATCAAGGTCGTCGTCACCGGCGGGGTGATCCACTCGCGCAGCTATGAGCTGGTGGGCCCGTTCGTCGAGCAGCTGCTGAGGGGGGTGCGGCTCGACATCGCCTTCATCGGGGTCAACGGCATGGATGCCACGGCCGGAGCCACCACGCAGGACGAGCGCGAAGCCGCGGTGAACCGCATGATGGCCGAGCGAGCCCGCCGCGCTGTGGTCGTCACCGACAGCAGCAAGATCGGCACGGTGGCGTTCGCGGCCGTCGGCGGCTCGGAGCTGTTCCCCGTTCTCCTGACCGACGACGGGGCGGATGCCGCGGCGCTCGCCGCGTTCCGCGATGCGGGCTACGAGGTCCTGACGGCCTGA